In Juglans microcarpa x Juglans regia isolate MS1-56 chromosome 7D, Jm3101_v1.0, whole genome shotgun sequence, the following are encoded in one genomic region:
- the LOC121239891 gene encoding 60S acidic ribosomal protein P2A-like, which yields MKVVASYLLAVLGGNTTPSTDDLKHILGSVGAEADDDKIELLLSEVKGKDITELIAAGREKLASVPSGGGGIAVAAPAGGAAAAAAAAEPKKEEKVEEKEESDDDMGFSLFD from the exons ATGAAGGTTGTCGCATCGTACTTGTTGGCCGTGTTGGGAGGCAACACCACCCCTTCCACTGATGATTTGAAGCATATCCTCGGATCAG TTGGAGCTGAAGCCGATGATGATAAGATTGAGTTGCTCTTGTCTGAAGTCAAGGGAAAAGATATCACAGAACTGATTGCAGCTGGAAGGGAGAAGCTGGCATCAGTCCCATCTGGTGGTGGTGGTATTGCTGTTGCTGCACCTGCTGGCggtgctgctgctgctgctgctgcagctGAGCCAAAGAAAGAGGAGAAAGTGGAAGAGAAAGAGGAGTCTGACGAT GATATGGGTTTTAGCCTATTTGACTAA